GTCTTCCTCACCACCTCGGACACCTGCGAGCACAGCTGGTTCCCTCGGCTGCTGTAGGAGCTGAggctggagggagggaggtcgCTCCTGGTCTGCGTGGTGGGCTCCAGCAGCAGGTTGAGCTGCAGAACCTCCTCCTGGATAGTGTTGAGGTTGCGAAGCCTCTCTTTACCCTCCGTCTGCCGCTGCCGCTCCAGCTCCGCCTCACGCTGCCGCTGTAGCTCCGCCTCCCGCACCCGCAGGTTCAGGATCTGACAACGAAGAAAATGAATTGACTGAACAGAACCTGTGAGGCTGCTCATAACCATTTATGTTAACGTTAACTAATCTCAGCTAAACCAATGACTCAATTCCATCCACGTTTTCCACATTGTGGAGTTTTCAGACCTTTAAAAAGAGCAATAACATTATCGTGGAATTCATCTGAAGATCGTACCTTCATTCTGTATCGCTGCTCTTCCTTCAGCTTCTCTTGGCGCCCGATGCTCTCTTTGGTTCTACAGATCGGGGGAGAAAATCAACACCCAgttcacatcacatgaccacatgatcTCATGATCGTTACGTTGATGATCGTCAGGATGCCACCGAGGGTTTAAAAATCACAACTGAAGAAGCGTTTTTGGACGAGAGGAACATCTTTAAGAAGCTAACAGACGTCCATCTCATgtgacatgaataaatgaagtgcCGACGTTGTCTCTTACTCTCTCTCCATCATGTCCCGCATGCTCTGAAACTCCTGCCGCTGCTTCAGCTCCATGAACTCCTCAAAGCGCTTCAACTGCTCTGACTCTGAgctcgccgccgccgccaccagcttctcctgctgctcctgccgcCGTCTGAGCGCCATCTGAACATTCGGGTGAGGGAGCAGAGATTTAGGCGTTATATTACACCTCATaaatcacgcacacacagacaggtcaCTGCGTCTGACCTTGGCCTTCTCTCGATGTTCCTCCTCAAACTTGATGATGCGTCCGGCCACCTCCATGGCTTTAGGTGACAGCAGGGAAATGGCGGACGACGAAGCAGGACTGGAAACCTCACCGACATCCATGTCTGGATCTTCATCCTTTACCTCATCACTAACAACCTGCAGTGCGTGaacatgaggaaaacaaaaagaaacgaTTAGGGTTTggtcatatatgtatatttgagGTGTCACAATCTCAGATACCTTAATTTGCCATATTTAAAGTGcaatttaaacagaaaacagaacaaactgCAATATTCAGTGTAAAACTTGCCTGCTCATGCTCTGTTTTTCCAGACAAGCCATTAGAATGTGTGTTTTGCCTCCTGTTGGTGTCAGAAACTGAACCCGTGGAGGAAAACGAGGCTGGGATCTCCTCACTCAGCCCAGGACTGGAGTATCCAGAGATGGAGTCCAGACAAAAGGACTTCTGTAGCGTCGAGGAGCTGAGACGCTCCAGTAAGATCCCAGAGTGCGAGGACAAGCAGATGGTCTCTTTACAACCAACCATGATGTTCTGTGAGAGCAAAAACAtggaataataatataaaatagataaatacacAGTATGAACACggaataataatataaaatagataaatacacagtatgaacacagacaaacttggtttttatttttttaaaaattcaataaagtttctctgatttctcagcttcttaaatgtgaatatttagtttctttgctccataaaacaatgaaatcattaaatcggttttagtttgtggacaagacatttaagaacatcatcatttccaggtttgaaaaacactgatcaacattttatagaCCCGTTTGGTCTATAAAACAAGATGAATCGATGAATCAAGAGCATAATCAACAGAATAATCACCCGTTCTTTGCAgccaaaatacaaacaaatatgaatatacagAAACAGCCTGAACAGCAAGACTGTTGGAGTGAACCAAAGATAATTGTGTTATAATCATTTATTCGTCCCCACAAAAAACCCTGTTAATCCAAAAATCACTCACGTTTTAAACTCTTTAAACCCTAGCCTTTTTGGTagctgatttgttttatatttctgCTTATAACTGTaatgtatgtataatgtatgtatatagtgTACATAGTTGTGGCACGAGTTATAAAAGGTAGGCACAGGTATTTTCAGTTGGTGCTTGACTTCTTCTATCTGTCCTCAAATGTTATTCTCGGTCTGTTGCTGTAATTCAAGTCATGACCGTGTCCATTTATAACGCTGGGAACTCACCGCTGTTTATTCGTGAATACGCTTTtaaattatacagtatattcatgataaaataataacattttcatCACCGTTTTTGCTTTCGTGCTTGTTTTTTAGTAAACTGTGCGAAGAGGACGTCAACGAATACagtggctaacgttagctcacaTGCTAACGTTACCAGGACCATTAAAACTCACCTCGTCTCGTTCGGACCAGTGCGGGTCAAAGGAAATTTTTCCCTTCGGGGAGTTTTTTAATGCCTCCAAAGTTTCCCAGCGTAAACTTTCACTCGGCATCGCGACAGAatgtataatattaatataaactgACCGACGCCGCAGGTTCAACGCGCCACTCTGGGGTCACGTCAAACTACTGTCCGACCGGAAACAACGCAGCGGCTCTATAATTCCGGCTACACATTAATTCAGGGAAAAAAtatcaaaggaaaaaaaaaatccaaacaaagcaCATGTATCAATGAATATAAAGTacattattataaatgatttaatgaataatgatgatgatgaaatgtaTTGCTGTGACAAAAAATCAATCCGTCTTTTAATAATCTGGATCAGCGACCGCTGTTTGTGTTCTGACGTGTCACCGATGGGCAGCACTCACGATCAGCCTGCAGCCAAATGAATCCGCGAAGAAGAATGTTGTGAACAAGGAAGTTGGTGTTTAACAGGAAGCCAGCGTAAGCTCTTTATTTATtatccttcttttctttgtgtttctaaCAAACCGATCGTTACGTTTTCACTACATGACGCTTCGAGGTCATTCGGCGTGTTCGATGTGATTCAATTCGCCTGagttgtgttcatttttgtttggtAACCGGTGATATTTCAGCGTTAGCCGTGAGCTAGCTTCGGACGCTAACAACAGATGAACAGACAGTAACGAAAAGGCCTGAATTCACCATTAAACCTCACAATATCAACCGCGTTCCTGACATTTATGCACTCAAACATGTTCATATGAGTGACGCGGAGCTGTAATGTTACACTTTGTTCAGAACAGTAGACTTCAAAGTGGACAAAGCGCTGCTAGCATCGTTAGCTGTGCGGGCTAACAGCTTCTATTGTAGTTGACCAGTGTCAAATCTTTGAAGTCAGAGGAAAATAAGAATAGAAACAATAATATACACGTGTGGGAAGTACATTAAAGTCATATTAATATTCAGACAACACAATACTatgaaaacatgtaataatATTGTGATGACATGACTTTTGATAATGAAATACttgtttttatgcatttatgtaACAAGGACAATGCAGTTTAACATAAACcaagacagagcgagagagcagGGATAGTTTATAGCAACTGATAATTTACAATAGAGATGCACGTTATTGGACTTTTGCCAACATTTTGGGATCGATGCATGGGCCGATAACTACTGAGGTCATTTTTAGTCTCTTTTGTTGTTAACGATATTGTTCATGCTGATGTTGCAGCAGATATAGATGTACATTTCTTCACTGagcaaaatgtattattaaataaatagttGTAGTGGGCGTTAGTGTATTGGAAGATCTTAGTGTGTTTGCCAATATCTGataatactttttaaagtcaatatCTGCCGATATTTACAACTCCAGTCCCAAGTTAGGACCTTTAtctgttaaataaatgattaaataactGCATAAACAAGACAATAATATGCCTTAATCTCTCTCTGCCAAATTAAGATAAGAGAATCCCTTTAATTGTTCCACAGTAGGGAAATTAGACCGAGACAGTGAGTTGATTACTAgtagtaaacaaaaacatgctgtaCGTCCTGGATTATTGAATGAATCACAAACGTAACTTATTGCTCTTTCCCTcgtttgtcttattttgtgtaAACTGTTTTTTACAGGACAGCGTTGTGAATGAGAGAGAGCCCTGCTCTCACTTGGTTAAACAAAGGTTATCTCTGTGTCGTCGAGAATGTACGCTCCACCGGGTTCTGCGGCTcctggaggaaggaggaggagagcgggAACCTCCCTGCCAAAGCAGCCGGAGCGGAGCCTGGTGTCGGCTCTGCCCGGAGCTCTGTCCATCACGGCGCTGTGCACGGCCCTGGCGGAACCGGCGTGGCTCCGCGTGCACGGTGGGACCTGTTCGAGGCAGGAGCTGGGCGTGGCTGACGTTCTGGGCTACATCGACCCAAAGCTACTGGACggtgagaagcagcagcagcagatcacaATGATCCTTTTGGAGCTCAGCagtaactctgtgtgtgtgtgtgtgtgtgtgtgtgatttgtccTCAGATTACTGTGTGAATCCTCAGACTGTTCTGCTGCTGCGAGTCATTGCTGCCTTCTGCTTCCTGGGCATCCTGTGCAGCCTGACCGCCTTCCTCCTGGACGTGTTTGGACCCAAACACCCGGCGCTAAAAATAACACGCAGATACGCATTTGCACATATTCTCAcaggtatttttttaaatgatgtatcTATTGGTTTGTTAGAGAGGGACAGAATCAGTAAACATTTCATATTATTGAATAATATGAGtttttggcactatacaaacacagacatcactTATTATGTCACAATATCCATGGGGGgggtgcgtgcgtgcgtgcgtgttgttaaaatcactgattttctctctggggtttggtgtgggagagtgagtggtgtcctgttctaacagtgagataaagacatgaacatcaGATGAATCTATTATGATAACAGTCAGAGTTGCAGCTGGAGTTTTGACTCCGCCTCGTCTCTCCTCAGTGTTGCAGTGCGCCACCGTCATCGGATTCTGCTACTGGGCGTCGGAGCTCATcctgtctctgcagcagcagcacaaaaagTATCACGGCTCGCTCATATACGTCACCTTCGCCATCAGCTTCTACCTGGTGGCGGGCGCGGGCGGAGCCTCCATCCTCGCCACGGCCGCCAACCTGCTGCGCCACTACCCgaccgaggaggaggagcaggcgCTGGAGCTGCTGTCGGAGATGGAGGACAGCAGCGAGACTTTTCCCGCCGACTACGACGTCGCCAACCAGTTCCAGCCGCCGCCCGCGTACACGCCGTAAAACGCCACGAGCACTCGCTTCTCTCCCTTTttatctccctccctccctctctccctctctctctctcagcacgGCTTTTTTGGCTTtgatgagcaaaaacaaacgGAACATTTCAAAGATCCTCTCTGTGAAGACGGCGGCGTGAGCAGAAACCGTCTCTGAGCGACGGCGCATGAAAGCTTTTGTTTAGCGGcggcagatttaaaaaaaaaaatcctcctttTCGTTCTTTAACCACTGAGTTTTTGTTGGTAATTTGCGTGTAAATGGCTTTTTAAGGATCTCAGTCCTGACATGTAAACCTGACTGGACTCCACTCATCACCGATAATCAATGACACGGCCACCGATCAACGATCAATGACGTTTACTCGAGCTCTTCTCTGGACGTGGATGGAGTTttctttccctgtgtgtgtgtgtgtgtgtgtgtgtgtgtgtgtgtgtgtgtgtgtgtgtgagtgtgagtgtgagtgaaaaaGTTTTAGTTCACCTTCAGATTTGTGTCGTTTTAACAATGTTTTCATgatcatttataattatttctgtatttgttttaatccgaaacaaccagaaaacacagtaaacatgtttgcacttttaaatctaaatggaATGGATAAATATTCAAAAATCACATCATCTGGTTTTAATGATTGAAAAAACATTCAATTTGTTGACGATTAAGATTGGAAGTTTACTTCAAATCACATTATTCTGTTCAAAATGTCAAAGATCACAGACATTAACAGAATTTCAGTTTTCACTCTGAAATTTCTGCCATTTCTTGGGGGAAATTGTTTGATTGagaatatttgaatttttttaccACAAACTTTTAAcgcagtgaaataaaaaacggatttttttaactgtagaagccattttgatttgaaaatttGCACTTTTCTGAttgttaatatatataaaaaaaaacaactttaaatcaCACATTATTCTGTTCAAAATGTCAAAGATCCCAGAACTTAACAgatgtaaaatcacagttttCACTCTGAATCTTGATGAAAACccagacaaataaaacattttatgactgatttttttaactgtagatttgctgttttctgctcgTGTTCTGATAATAAGACgtaaaaagtgaaatattgaCGCTCGTTTTTGCCAAAACTACAAACCCAGTTTTTCTCCTTAGACgttgaactgaaaaaaaaaaccagaaaatgttctttatataaaaatatcaaaattgaCTGTTCTGTTCTGACGTTTCTGTGCCGTGTTTCTTTCTTCGCTTCAGTCTTATTTTGTTTCACGTGaacttgaaaaaacaaaaaaatgatgacgtggcagatttttgtttttttgttttttataaaaaagttaGAGTGAaatttagtctgtgtgtgtatgtgtgtgttaatcctGGCagattttaataacatttttgtttaatctgtCAGGATAAAAAAGACGCGctgattcttcttcttgttgtaatttgtttgtgttgttttttcttaaactgTCACTGACTCGACTTTTCATCACagaatgtaaatattaaacGTTTATacctaaaaaataaagtaaatgccAAATTTTGCTTCACTTCTCTCAAACTGTGATTTCACGCAGATTATTTCAGACTGAATTAAAACGAGATCACGACGAGTTTCCGTGAGAgaagctgctgtttttttcacttcctgctctgacgacgttcaaaatgtgacgtcaacggACTGAAGgttatgaaattaaaaaagtcagattaTTACAACATGAAGTgacattttgtaataatctgACATTCTTTTCAGTTTTGTCCATTATGAGagaatgtgatgatgatgatgacgaatAAACATCACAGAAATATTCAGACGGATACAGGAAGTTTCTCACAGAAGAACAGAAGTCGTTATCTTGTTGGCTGTGAGGTCATGAAAGGTCACTAAATGTCATTAAAGGGGCAGTAAGCGAGTGCAGTTTCAGTGAACGTTGAGTTTGACGTCTCAAAGTCAGTCTGAGGTATTTGTGGCTTTAATGTCCAGACACGGAATTACAGCGAATAAGAGTCTTAAGACTTAATGAGACTTtaagagaggacagagacagtgtctcctccatcacacacacacacacacacacacacacacacacacacacacacacacacacacacacacacacactttgtctttCACCTCATTCAcaacagaaatgatgatgaggcaaaaaattgaataaaatacagtttacaTAAATTGAACAAAGTTATTCttctaaaactaaaaaaagttcTTAAgttgaattaaataaaataaaatatagaattagGTGAAATTATACATGATCTATATAtagtaaaacaaatatattattttacctAAAATATGATAATTGTGTTAAAAGAGAAATTTTAAggtccaaagaaaaaaaaaaaattataatgtagaattaaattaaaattatatatatatatatatatattatttttacataattgtattattatatatagtatGAACAAATAATCCAAACATTTAATGCagataaaatgattaaaatatgatgtttttaatcatttataaaGATGATGGTAAATCATCAGATTTGaggtaaaattaaataaaatcctGTTTGAACtaaaatattctttaaaaaaacaactttgtccataattctgtgtttttaaacagatttgatatgtatatttcatttaatatgattttaaacataaaccacacacacatatatattatatattatgtatatatatatatacatatatatgtatattatactattttcttttcattgaaAGTGTGAAATAAAGCAGATTAATCATGTGatgaaacaggaagaggaaatgagacTTTGATGCCAAATAACTTAAGTTAATCAGATCAATAAAGACGGAATTAAACAGTGTTTACGTTCAGACTGAGGTCAAATTACAGCTTACGCTGCAACGTCAcagcgtgcgcgcgtgtgtgtgtgtgtgtatataaacagacacactctcagagtccacacacacacacacacacagttgttgctcaggttgtgtttctctgtttttcttcacaaagATCAGAACCATGTTGTCGTCCAGAACTCTGCTCAACAAACAAACTCTGACTCTTCTGTCTCGTCAGCCCGTCGCCTTGGTGCACGGTGACCATGGCAACGGAGGGAACATCGCTGTGGTGAGTGAAGTTACGTGTAAATATGACGCAAACAACTGTTTCTCTTTCCTGGTTAATGTTTGGAAatgattcttcttcttaatatatcttatttatttattatcatttgcAACTTTTTCAGGACAAACCTTTACAGGAATTCTAAAATTAAGAATTAAGAAAGTCGGAATTCAAAgaaatcttttttaaatgagaattCTGAggttaaaaatctaaattctgGAGAAAATACCTACAAGAATTAGAATTAATCAGATCagaattcagaggaaaaaagtctgaaatctgagattaaaattcTGACCAAAAAGAAGTtgaaatcagaattctgaggtttttttgtcttttattaaaagacaaaatgccaagatttaagtcagaattcaaaGAAAACTTGTTGAAAATCcgaaattctgaaaaaaaataaccctAAAAATTTCaagattgaagtcagaattcagaggaaaaaaggtCTGAATTAATTCTAGTTGAATACATTTTTGGTGAGAAAcagatttttgaaaatgttttgtgttgtctTAGTTCTTACAGTTCTGACATgttctgtttgtattttaataaaaagacTGAAATATTCAGATCTGGTCGTTAGGTCGTTGTTAAATGATCTAAtgttgcactgtaaaaaaaaacacgattGTTTTTCAGGTTTTATCAGGATGTGGTTGGTGGGACGGAACTGACGTCCACGAGGGCGTGTAGTGAGTacacattaatattattatgatcatgTGTTGCTgtcatgatgataataataacaataacaataataataataatgataataataacaataataatagtgatgatgataTGTATGTTAAATCTTCAGCACCATGTATCACCTGAGCAGAAACGGCGCTCGTTTCCAGATGTTTGCTCCAAATCAGCAGCAGATGAACGTCATGGATCACATGAAGAAGCAACCGATGAGTGGAGACAACCGGTGAGAGctgaggtcacacagaggtcacacagaggtcacactGAGGTCACTGAGGATTATCTTAATCCAAATCAACCCAAAGATCAAATATCAAATCCTTTTTGATCCTCAGTCTGAACTGATGAGGTTTTAAAGTGTCTTCTAAAGTATCGTCTAAAGTATCTTCTAAAAAGTATCTTCTAGAGTGTCTTCTAAAGACCttgtgtgtcttctgtctccGTCAGTAATGTGATGCTGGAGTCGTCTCGGTTCAGTCACGGTCAGGGACAAATGCAGATGCACGACCTGAACAAACTGGACGTCAACAGCTTTGACGGCGTCATCTTTCCTGGAGGACACGGCATCGTCAAGAACCTGTGAGGAACTGAAGAGACAGGAACAcgtgatgaagatgaagaagatgaagcagTCACTGTCAaacttttctcttcttcctccagaTCCTCGTTCGTCAAAGACGGTAAAGACTGTAAACTGCACGGCGACGTGGAGAGAGTTCTCAAAGACTTCCACCGATCACGGAAACCTATCGGGTTCGTATCTGATTACCAATCAATCACTCACCAACACCAGTTAAAACATGGACTGTCTGCCAAATAATGAGTCATTCTATACATCCACTATCAGACtgactgcaaaataatgagccattctaTACATCCACTATCAGACtgactgcaaaataatgagccattctaTACATTCACAATCAGACtagctgccaaataatgagctagtCTATACACCCACCAATAGACTGACTGGCAGATAATGAACTATTGTCTACATTTGACTTAAAcctctgctgtttttatttaaaaaccttGAAATTTGAAGTTGTCTCACcatctgtctgctgctgtttgtctccaGTCTGTCTAGCATGGCTCCAGTGTTGGCCTGTCGCGTTCTGCCCAGCATCGAGGTCACCATGGGTCATGAGCGTGACGAGAACTCTCGCTGGGGAAACTGGCCGTACACCAACATGGTTCAGGCCGTGAAGAACATGGGAGCTCGTCATCACGTCCACGAACCTTTTATATCCTTTCACACAAAACTCTGCACGTTTATAAATCCTAGATTCTGTTTGCTTATTTACTGATATAGATGTTCTGCTCTAAACTAACATCAACCTTGACTTGTTTGGCTTCTACGAAGCTTTCGTGGACGAGAAGAACAAAGTGGTGAGCACTCCGTCCTTCATGTGGGAGACAGAGTTCCACTATCACTACATCTTTGACGGGATCGGAAACATGGTCAAACACGTGATGCGTCTGGCCAACAAGTAAGAAAACACGAAGGCACAAAAGGAACCGAAGGAACCTGGGAGTCTGATGTAGAAAGAGAATAAGTCTGTAATGTGACAATGTTTGACCTAAGTAACTAAATAAATCcttaaagacagaaaatgacCTCTTGTGAGTTTTTTAAATGAGGGAAATGTAAATCTGGACAAACATGACACGTTTGAGTTTTGTTGAACATATGAGAAGAGATGATGAGGAACCCAAGGAACCTGAAAGTCTGacatagaataaataaatgtcacgTTTGAAATGATATAAATGTTTGAACCCTCAGGCATGAGCTTAATTTACTACACTCTTAAGTCCCTGAGGACAAACATGTCAATGACGAGGTACAAGGGTTCAAtgatttaaatatcaatatttcatttaaatttttgtttattttttacagggACAATGTAAAAGTAAACGTAATATTGTACCAGAGTTAATTAGCTCACTGCTAATTAGCATTGGTTAAAAAGCATTAGCATTGGTTTTAAAATTTATAgagaaatattatatattttcatgtttttaacgCCGTTCAAAACTTTTTATAcgttttatatttgtgtttaaaaacatgccAAACACATGTGGTTCTTTCATAATAAAACCATTTAATTAttacaaacatgtaaaaaactTTAAAGACAATAACAAACAGATGTCAAAGTTATAAAAATCTGCAGTTTGTACAAAAAACCATCAGAAACTCAATCTCGCTCCACgtgaatatttcataaaatCTTTTTATCTTTacaaaaagtttattttaaaaatgtacgctcaaaaactgctttttttgtcactttgaagtaaaaaaacaagaaaaaaaaaacaggaaaacaaagtttatataaaaacagatttttcacagttttgtcGTCACATCGGTGacttttaatgtaaacattgttGCATATCATCGTAACTCACTCCCgcacatatgaacacatgaatattcaccatgtgagaaaaataaagtcgACGTttcaaatcagtgtttttttgcttttttgacTGAACGCCAAAATTGAAGGCAAAAATTTGGTGTTTTTAAGGAGaggatttttaaagtttaaCCGATTTCAGAGGTGGAGGAAAATTAACATCTGATGAAAGGATGAATTTACAACATACAACATTCACATGAACGAAcatatcaacatttttacactgaacaaacactaggAGGCGACAAAAACACAGGGAGTCTGAACGAGGACAAAAAACCctgcaaacaataaaataaactcttttctttttaaatacagaacactattattattatcagaataaaataaaatagaaatattctGTTTCATTCAGGAGCGAATGACGAGTTTCACCGCTGGTTTTCTCAGATTCAGTCATTCATGAGAtcaattattttaacttttttatcaaataaaattaactttGTTGAATTACACTTTTAATAAAAAGAATTTGGAAAATATGTGAATgaaaatttaattatttttgaaaatctATAACCAACTAcagttttacatgtttaaatataaaataaaattataaaatacaaacaaaatgtacaacGTAAAGTTGGTTCTaggttttgaaaatgtttcattaaaaaatgtttcattctgCCAATCAGTCAGTATTTTgttaaattacatatttttttacagcacagaTTATAAGATTATAAATTGTGTTAATTATAAATTAACACAATTCTcattattcaaacaaatgtaaCAGTACAattttacacaataaaataaaataacaataagtaCATTGTTTACTAAATATTAGTTTTTGTCAtcacagtatataaaaaaacactgcttttaaagtttgacaaaaaaattgttttgtacaatttcattttgtaaaaattGTTAATTACTTTAATCTTCTCTCAAAATGTCTCTAAAAC
The DNA window shown above is from Solea senegalensis isolate Sse05_10M linkage group LG5, IFAPA_SoseM_1, whole genome shotgun sequence and carries:
- the tmem127 gene encoding transmembrane protein 127, with translation MYAPPGSAAPGGRRRRAGTSLPKQPERSLVSALPGALSITALCTALAEPAWLRVHGGTCSRQELGVADVLGYIDPKLLDDYCVNPQTVLLLRVIAAFCFLGILCSLTAFLLDVFGPKHPALKITRRYAFAHILTVLQCATVIGFCYWASELILSLQQQHKKYHGSLIYVTFAISFYLVAGAGGASILATAANLLRHYPTEEEEQALELLSEMEDSSETFPADYDVANQFQPPPAYTP
- the gatd3l gene encoding ES1 protein, mitochondrial — its product is MLSSRTLLNKQTLTLLSRQPVALVHGDHGNGGNIAVVLSGCGWWDGTDVHEGVYTMYHLSRNGARFQMFAPNQQQMNVMDHMKKQPMSGDNRNVMLESSRFSHGQGQMQMHDLNKLDVNSFDGVIFPGGHGIVKNLSSFVKDGKDCKLHGDVERVLKDFHRSRKPIGLSSMAPVLACRVLPSIEVTMGHERDENSRWGNWPYTNMVQAVKNMGARHHVHEPFEAFVDEKNKVVSTPSFMWETEFHYHYIFDGIGNMVKHVMRLANK